From Aurantimicrobium sp. INA4, one genomic window encodes:
- a CDS encoding FtsQ-type POTRA domain-containing protein: protein MKRPQGPPGTPQSRPQPTSQAASQPVKPQPPTRAQQGTPPRPSRAKRKQEKAELKKQKKSSRVSQSPSGTRTSAPAVSTPTGSRVQGTLRPVGAPARPKTITAQSSTSASRPTKAARKLTASQQEALEAKRKLKEAVKARKAFERDEVRRFTAHLRRRRMVWASLAGSFVAILIFVGVGMFTPILALQNIVVEGATRVPADQIIASLQPELNKPLPLVDMGAVRKAVEAQPLVKSYSTVAVPPHTLVVKVVERAPVGYLPSPNGFIMVDPAGVVIEETPERVPGLPLFTVEGDSVRSKGFAAAIDVINSLPAGLAGQLDEVIANTTDDVTLILTGGARVFWGGPENAAMKNRVLSQLLALNPVGTVGEYDVSSPKTAVVR from the coding sequence ATGAAACGGCCACAAGGACCGCCAGGGACACCGCAGTCCCGGCCACAACCCACCTCACAGGCTGCATCGCAGCCAGTGAAGCCTCAACCTCCTACTCGTGCACAACAAGGTACTCCGCCGCGACCTTCTCGCGCTAAACGCAAGCAGGAAAAGGCTGAGCTTAAGAAACAAAAAAAATCTTCACGAGTCTCGCAATCACCCAGCGGCACTCGTACTTCTGCACCAGCTGTTTCAACACCAACTGGCAGTCGCGTGCAGGGCACGCTTAGGCCAGTTGGTGCACCGGCACGGCCGAAAACCATAACGGCACAATCAAGTACCTCTGCCTCACGTCCAACGAAAGCAGCTCGCAAACTTACCGCCTCACAGCAGGAGGCACTCGAAGCAAAACGAAAGCTCAAAGAAGCTGTCAAGGCTCGCAAAGCTTTTGAACGTGACGAGGTTCGACGCTTTACTGCTCACCTACGTCGTCGACGGATGGTGTGGGCATCCCTTGCTGGTTCTTTCGTCGCAATATTGATTTTTGTGGGCGTGGGAATGTTTACCCCCATACTGGCGCTCCAAAATATTGTCGTTGAGGGGGCAACCAGGGTTCCTGCCGATCAAATCATTGCCTCGCTCCAGCCTGAACTCAACAAGCCGCTTCCGCTGGTAGATATGGGAGCTGTGCGAAAGGCTGTCGAGGCTCAACCATTGGTGAAGAGCTACTCCACAGTTGCAGTGCCACCACACACTCTGGTGGTGAAAGTTGTTGAGCGAGCCCCTGTTGGGTATCTGCCGTCGCCTAATGGTTTCATCATGGTCGACCCCGCGGGGGTTGTCATCGAAGAAACTCCAGAGCGAGTTCCTGGCTTGCCACTGTTCACGGTGGAAGGTGATTCAGTGCGATCTAAGGGTTTCGCTGCGGCAATCGATGTGATTAATTCTTTGCCAGCAGGATTAGCTGGCCAGCTTGACGAGGTTATTGCCAACACCACGGATGATGTCACACTCATTTTGACCGGGGGAGCCCGGGTCTTTTGGGGTGGTCCTGAAAACGCGGCGATGAAGAACCGTGTGCTCTCTCAGCTGTTGGCTCTCAATCCAGTTGGCACGGTGGGAGAGTATGACGTTTCCTCGCCCAAGACAGCGGTTGTGCGTTAA